The Leclercia sp. AS011 DNA segment CGGCATAGCCATAGCCTGGCAGGTCGACCAGACGCTTGCCCGGTGCAACTTCGAACAGGTTAATCAGCTGGGTACGGCCAGGCGTTTTAGAGATACGGGCCAGGCTTTTCTGATTGGTCAGGGTATTCAGAGCGCTGGATTTCCCCGCGTTGGACCGGCCAGCAAATGCCACTTCAAGACCCGTGTCGGCGGGTAAATGGCGAATATCAGGCGCACTAAGCACAAAATGCGTCTGGTGATAATTCAGGTTGGTCACGTGGTTGTCTCCAGAAATTCGTAACGTTGGGGGGATTATACCTGAACAGAGAGAAAAGGCTTTGCCCATCGGTAACGCCGCTGTAAGTAAAAACCCTGTGCTTTGTAAGAGATCTGCCCTTTGTATTATGGGAGATTTAAGAAAAGTCGCAGTGAGTTAAAAAATCAAAATCATTAAAATCAAACTATTAACGCTTAGTCTTAATCTGAAAGTCGCACTACTGCGGCTTTTGCGGGTTGTAGGTTTAGTCGGACAAGGTAAAGTAGCGTTCAACGGCGAGGATGCCGACAGGAAGCGGACTTAAGGATAAGGGTCAGGAGCGCCAGGAGGCGAAGACGAAGGATAGTCAGGAAGACGCACGCCTGGAGGCGTTACAAAAGGAAAAGGACATATCACGGACGGTACCGGCTAACGGAAAAACAGGGTTAGTTGTCAGCAAACAGGGATTGTCAGACCCATAACGGGTTGTGAGTCAGGAAAAAAGGCGACAGATTGCTCTGTCGCCTTTTTTCTTTGCTTGCTTTCTGCTAGATTTCGCCGCAATTCTATACTCAAGAAAACGACGTAAAGACAAAACATCATGAAAAAACCGACCTCCGCTGCAGGCGCTAAACGTCCAGCAAAAGCACGCCGCAAAACGCGCGAAGAACTGAATCAGGAAGCGCGCGATCGCAAACGCGATAAAAAGCATCGTGGTCATGCTGCCGGTAGCCGCGCGAGTGGCGGTGATTCGTCCGGCGCGTCTGCGAAAAACAAGCAGCAGAAAGACCCGCGTATCGGCAGTAAAACACCTGTTCCATTAGGCGTGACCGATGCCCCGGTCACCAGGCAGCACAAACCCAAGAGCGAGAAACCTATGCTTTCACCGCAGGCTGAGCTGGATTTGCTGGAGAACGATGAGCGCCTGGACGCGCTGCTGGAACGTCTTGAAGAGGGTGAAACCCTGAGTGCTGAAGAGCAGTCATGGGTGGATGCCAAACTGGATCGCATTGATGAACTGATGCAGAAGCTTGGCCTCTCTTACGACGATGAAGAAGAAGAGGAGGAAGAAGAGAAGCAGGAAGACATGATGCGCCTGCTGAAAGGTGGAAACTAACATTTGCACCCGGCAGGCTTTATCGTCCTGCTTATAACCCTTCCGGTTATATGTTATCTGGTGTGGTTATTCGTTAAACTACGGCGGTTGTCGCGGCGACAGAAGTGGCTGCGCACCCGATTCGTGGCCCGCACAGGGGCCAGAACGGGCCGCCGTATACGAACGCGACACCATCGGAAGGAGTGAACATGTCTGTACCAACCATCGACTGGGATCTGGCCCTGATCCAAAAATATAACTATTCCGGGCCGCGCTATACCTCTTATCCCACCGCGCTGGAGTTTTCCGACGCTTTTGGTGATAGCCAATTTCAGCAGGCGGTTGCACGTTACCCTGACCGTCCGCTCTCTCTGTATGTTCATATCCCGTTCTGCCACAAGCTCTGCTACTTCTGCGGCTGCAATAAAATTGTGACCCGCCAGCAGCACAAGGCGGATCAGTATCTGGATGCGCTTGAGCAGGAGATCCTGCATCGCGCGCCGCAGTTTGCCGGCCGCCATGTCAGCCAGCTCCACTGGGGCGGCGGTACGCCGACCTACCTGAATAAAGCGCAAATAAGTCGTTTGATGACGCTGCTGCGTGGCAACTTTACTTTCAACGACGATGCAGAAATCTCGATCGAGGTCGATCCTCGCGAAATTGAGCTGGATGTACTGGATCACTTACGCATGGAAGGGTTCAATCGCCTGAGTATGGGCGTGCAGGACTTCAACAAAGAGGTCCAGCGGCTGGTCAACCGCGAGCAGGATGAAGAGTTCATCTTCGCTCTGTTAAACCATGC contains these protein-coding regions:
- the yihI gene encoding Der GTPase-activating protein YihI produces the protein MKKPTSAAGAKRPAKARRKTREELNQEARDRKRDKKHRGHAAGSRASGGDSSGASAKNKQQKDPRIGSKTPVPLGVTDAPVTRQHKPKSEKPMLSPQAELDLLENDERLDALLERLEEGETLSAEEQSWVDAKLDRIDELMQKLGLSYDDEEEEEEEEKQEDMMRLLKGGN